ATCCATGTCTCCAAGCAGGTTTTGCGTGACGGCGGAGAGGCGGTCGTTGAGCGTGCCGTTGTTGCCGTCGGAGAGAAGGTCGTTGGTACCGACCAGGATGAAGAAGGTGTCGGGGGCGGCGGTTCCGGTGAACGTTTGTCCGGTGTAAGTGCCTCCTTTTGTTTTTTCCGTGCTCAGGCCCAGCCAGTTGCTGATGTTGGAACCGTTGAAGCGTCCGTAGTTGGCGCCGTCTGCGCGCCCTGCGATTTCATAGGCGCGGGCGCTTGCCTGGGAGGAATGGGCGTTGTTGAATACGCGGCCGCCGTAAGAGATTCCCGCCGCCACCCCGCCGGAGTAGTTGCCGGTGTTGATCCCCGCCGTGCTGTAGGAAATGCCGTTGTCCGCGAAGATTTTGTGCAGTGCCCAGCGGTAGGAGCCGCTGTTGACGCCGTGGGTGATGGAGTCCCCCACGTACATGACGTTGCCGAGGCTGCCGTCAGATACGGAAGCGGAGGTGGCGAAGGGGCAGAAAACGCAGGAAGCCAGAAGCGCGGCTTTCAGAGAAAAGGGTAACCTTGGACGCATATTTTATGAATATGCGAATTACGAATCCGGCCTCAATCCAAAATTCTTACGTTCAAAGTATTACGAATTTCAATATGTTGAAATGCAGGATATTGCGGCACGGCTGGTCTTTTTTTGTGTCATATCTCTTCCTCCTCCATGATCAAGGAACAGAGGCGTTTCCGCTCCGGCCCAGAGGGATGCTGCGGATTCGTAATCCGTTAGTCGTCAGTTACAAAGGCACTGGTTCATTTCCAGCGCGGGATTGTCCGGAACGGAGTCGTTGACGATGACGGCCGGAACGCCTGCCACGGTGGTGTGCGGAGGGACGTCTTCCAGCACGACGGAGCAGGCCGCGATTTTCGCGCATTGGCCGATGGTGACACGGCCCAGAATTTTTGCCCCGGCGCCGATCAGAACGCCGGATTCCACGATGGGGTGGCGGTCCCCTTCCTCTTTCCCGGTGCCTCCCAGCGTGACTTCATGCAGGATGGAGACGTTGTCGCGGATGATGGCGGTTTCCCCTACCACAAAGCTGGTGGCGTGGTCCAGCAGGATGCCACACCCGATGACGGCGGCGGGGTGGATGTCCACGGCAAATACTTCGCTGGCAAGGCTCTGGAATTGCAGGGCCATGATCGTGCGACCGTGTTTCCACAGCCAGTGGGAAATACGGTAGGTGGTGATGGCGTGGAACCCCTTGTAGAACAGCAGGGGTTCCAGAGGGGTGCGGCAGGCTGGATCACGGTCCACGATGGCGATGAGGTCGTGGGCGATCTGGCTCAGAATGCTTTCTTCATCCGCCAGGGCTTCCCTGATGAGGGGCTCGATCAGTTCCCGCGGCATGTCCCGGCGGGAGAGCTTGCGGGCCAGCCGTGCGGAGATGGAGGTGGCCAGGGAGTTGCGGGAGAGGCAGACGTCGTCCAGAATACCGCGCATGGCGGGTTCCTCGTCCGCCGCCTCACGGGCGCATTCCTCCACCCATTCCCAGACGCCGTTGATAACGCATAGGCAGTTGGTGCATTGCCGGAGTTTGGTTCGTTTCAAGCTGGTCATGAGTGGACGGAGATGGTAGACAAAAAGGAAGGGCCTCCCGCAAATGGGCGGCCTCTCCCTTATGAGTACCAGAGTGCGGCGGCGTTGAGAACAGGAAAGTATGTCCTATGCCTCCCGGAGGGGACATGCCCGTCAGCCGAAGATGGCGTGGACGATGTTCATGAACCATGCGTCTATGGACCAGGGGCCGGGACCAGTCAGCAGAAGGGCCAGCGCCGCTCCGGCGTAAAGC
This genomic stretch from Akkermansia biwaensis harbors:
- the cysE gene encoding serine O-acetyltransferase; amino-acid sequence: MTSLKRTKLRQCTNCLCVINGVWEWVEECAREAADEEPAMRGILDDVCLSRNSLATSISARLARKLSRRDMPRELIEPLIREALADEESILSQIAHDLIAIVDRDPACRTPLEPLLFYKGFHAITTYRISHWLWKHGRTIMALQFQSLASEVFAVDIHPAAVIGCGILLDHATSFVVGETAIIRDNVSILHEVTLGGTGKEEGDRHPIVESGVLIGAGAKILGRVTIGQCAKIAACSVVLEDVPPHTTVAGVPAVIVNDSVPDNPALEMNQCLCN